The nucleotide sequence CTCGGCCGTGGCGCGCATGCGCGGTGCGGCGATCCCCAGCACCGTGGAGCCGCTGCGCATCGCCTGGGCCAGGCTGAGGACGGCAGGGGCGAGCCGGTACGCGCGGCTGCGCGGTTCCACCTGCAAGAAGCCGGCGCCAACCAACGTCTGGGTCAGCCGGCTGACCGTCGAGCGCGACAGTCCGGTGCGCTCGGCCAGCTCCGCGTTGCCCAGCAGTTCGGATCCGGGCCGGAACGAGCGCAGCACCTCCATGCCCCGCTCCAGCGAGCGGTTCGCAGGGGAGCGGCCCGGCTTTTCGGCCAGGGGCGCCCGGGTTCGGGAGGACGGCGCGGACACGACAGGGCAGTGTAGCCAGTTCCACTGTTTGGAATTCATGGGACGCCAAGCCGGGCCCGTCTCCCTAAGCTGGCGGTCCGCCGGCGGTGCGGCCGTCACGACCAGATCCCAGGAGACAACCCATGAACCTTCTCTCTCGCGGCGTTCCCACGCGCCTTGGCGCCGTCTTCGCGGCGTTCGCCTTCGCGGCCTCCACCGCGCTCGCGGCCTTTCCCGACCGGCCCGTGAAACTGGTCGTTCCCTTTGCCCCTGGCGGCGGCACCGATGCCATCGCCCGTGCCTTGGGCGTCGGCCTGTCCCAGGCGCTCGGCCAGCCCGTGATCGTCGACAACAAGCCGGGCGCCGGCACCATCATCGGCAGCGATCTCGTGGCCAAGAGCCCACCCGACGGCTACACGCTGGTGGTGGCCACCTTCGCGCATGCGGTGAACCCGAGCATGGTGGCCAAGCTCCCGTTCGACACGCAGAAAGCGTTCGCCCCGGTGGTCCTGCTCGCGCGCGGGCCGAACCTGCTGGTCGTGCGCGCGGACAGCCCCCACAGGTCGGTGGCCGACGTGCTGGCCACCGCCCGCGCCCAACCCGGCAAGCTCACCTATGCCTCGCAGGGCAATGGCACCTCCGCGCACCTGGCCGGCGAGATGTTCACCAACCTCGCGAAGGTGCAGATGACGCACGTCCCGTACCGGGGCGCCGGCCCGGCCCTCACCGACCTGCTCGGCGGCCAGGTCGACATGATGTTCGCCACCGCGGCGGCGGCGTCGCCGCAGCTCGCCAACGGCAAGCTGCGCGCGCTCGCGGTCACGACGCCCCAGCGCGCGGCGGCCCTGAAGGACGTGCCGGCCATCGCGGAGACCATCCCCGGCTACGCGGTCGAGAGCTGGTACGGGCTGTTCGCTCCCGCGGGCACGCCGGCCGACGTGATCGCCAAGCTGCATGCCGCGGCCAGGAAGGCGGCCGACAGCGCGGAGTTTCGCAGGATGATGGAACCGGAAGGCCTCACGGTCAGCGCCGGTGGCCCCGCGGAGCTCGACGAGTTCGTGCGCTCCGAGACCAGCCGCTGGGCCCGGATCGTGAAGGAAAACAACGTGAAGGCCGATTAAGGTCAGCCAAGGCAGGCAACCCGATGGACTATTCCCTGATCCAACTCCAGGTCTCCGAGGGCGGCATCGCCACGCTGACCCTCAACCGCCCCGACAAGCGCAACGCGATGAGCGACGAGATGCGCGGCGAGTTCATCCACGCCCTGGAGCGCGTCAGCGCCGACAAGGCCATCCGCGCGCTGGTGCTCACGGGCGCCGGCAAGGGCTTCTGCGCCGGCGGCGACATCGCCGGCATGGAGCGCCGCTTGAACGCCCCGGCGGGCGAGGTCGGCTTCAACGGCTGGCATCGCCAGCAGCGCGTGCACCACACGCAGGCGCTTCTGCACACCCTGCCCAAGCCGGTGATCGCGGCCGTGAACGGCGCGGCCTCCGGCCTGGGCGCCGACACCGCGCTGGCGTGCGACTTCATCATCGCCAGCGAGTGGGCCAGCTTCACCTGGTCCTACATCCACCGGGGGATCATTCCCGACGGTGGCGGCATGTACTTCCTGCCGCGCCGCATCGGCCTGCCCAAAGCCAAGGACCTGATCTTCACCGGCCGCAAGGTGGAGGTGGACGAAGCGCTGGCCCTGGGCATCGTGGACCGCAAGACCGGCGCCGACCGCCTGCTGGCGGACGCCCAGGCCTGGGCGGCTGAGCTGGGCAGGGGCTCCGCCACGGCGCTGGCGCTGGGCAAGACCATCCTCAACCAGAGTTTCGAACTCCCGGCGCAGCAGGTCTTCGCTCAGGGCAGCCAGGCCCAGGGCATCTGCTACACCAGCGCCGAGCATCGCGAATCGGTCATGGCCTTCCTGGCCCGATCCGGCGGCAGGCAGTGATCCCGTGGACGCCATCTCCCGACTCCTGAAGCCCCGCAGCGTGGCCGTGATCGGCGCCTCGGGCGATCCCGCCAAGACCGCCGGCCGGCCGGTGTCCTACCTGGTCAAGCACAGCTTCTCCGGCGAGATCTACCCGGTCAACCCCAAGATCGACCGCATTGGCGACCTGCGCTGCTACCCCGACCTGGCCTCGCTGCCCGCCGTGCCGGACGTGGGCATCGTGCTGCTGGGCGCCGAGCGCGCGCATCTGGCGGTGCGTGACCTCGCCTCACGCGGAGCCGCGGCCGCCATCGTGCTCGCCAGCGGCTATGCCGAGACCGGCGAGGAAGGCGCGCGCCGGCAGAAGCAGCTGCTGGAAGCGGCGGGCTCCATGCGCATCCTCGGGCCCAACACCATCGGCCTGGTGAACCTGACCGACAGCATCGTGCTGTCGGCCACCGGCGCGCTGGAGATGGACCATTTCCCCGTGGGTTCCATCGGTGTCGTGTCGCAAAGCGGCGGCATCCTGGGCTCGCTGCTGTCGCGCGCGGCGGCGCGCGGCATCGGCCTGTCCAAGCTGGTGTCCACCAGCAACGAGGCGGACCTGGAGCTGGCGGACTTCATCGCCGCGCTGGCCGATGACGAGGCGACCCGGGTGATCGCGCTGTATGTCGAGACCGTGCGCCATCCAGGGAAATTCCGCGCGGCCGCGCTGAAGGCGGCCCGGGCCGGCAAGCCCATCGTGGCCTTCAAGATCGGCCGCTCCGAAGCGGGCGCCCAGGCGGCGGTGTCGCACACCGGCGCGCTGGCCGGCGCCGACCGCATGTACGACGCGCTGTTCCGCCAGTGCGGCGTGATCCGGGCGCAGACCTTCGGCGACCTGCTCGACATCCCGGCGGCGCTCGCCACGGGCCGCCAGCTGCGCGGCAACCGCGTCGCCATCCTGACCTCCACCGGAGGCGCCGGTACGCTGGTCTCGGACAGCCTGGGCGT is from Ramlibacter tataouinensis TTB310 and encodes:
- a CDS encoding tripartite tricarboxylate transporter substrate binding protein, coding for MNLLSRGVPTRLGAVFAAFAFAASTALAAFPDRPVKLVVPFAPGGGTDAIARALGVGLSQALGQPVIVDNKPGAGTIIGSDLVAKSPPDGYTLVVATFAHAVNPSMVAKLPFDTQKAFAPVVLLARGPNLLVVRADSPHRSVADVLATARAQPGKLTYASQGNGTSAHLAGEMFTNLAKVQMTHVPYRGAGPALTDLLGGQVDMMFATAAAASPQLANGKLRALAVTTPQRAAALKDVPAIAETIPGYAVESWYGLFAPAGTPADVIAKLHAAARKAADSAEFRRMMEPEGLTVSAGGPAELDEFVRSETSRWARIVKENNVKAD
- a CDS encoding enoyl-CoA hydratase/isomerase family protein, yielding MDYSLIQLQVSEGGIATLTLNRPDKRNAMSDEMRGEFIHALERVSADKAIRALVLTGAGKGFCAGGDIAGMERRLNAPAGEVGFNGWHRQQRVHHTQALLHTLPKPVIAAVNGAASGLGADTALACDFIIASEWASFTWSYIHRGIIPDGGGMYFLPRRIGLPKAKDLIFTGRKVEVDEALALGIVDRKTGADRLLADAQAWAAELGRGSATALALGKTILNQSFELPAQQVFAQGSQAQGICYTSAEHRESVMAFLARSGGRQ